A genomic region of Rhodococcus pyridinivorans contains the following coding sequences:
- a CDS encoding type II toxin-antitoxin system Rv0910 family toxin translates to MAKLEVSTDLPLDPHAAWEHASRLESFGEWLSIHDGWRSDLPDTLAEGTTLQSVVSVKGMRNRVTWTIVELDAPHHVVLKGTGKGGTKFSMRLAVAARGDGSTLSMKIDLGGAPLFGPIGSGVARALHGDLQSSLDTFARRYGGN, encoded by the coding sequence ATGGCGAAACTCGAAGTGTCCACCGACCTTCCGCTCGACCCGCACGCAGCGTGGGAGCACGCCTCCCGCCTCGAGTCGTTCGGGGAGTGGCTGAGCATCCACGACGGGTGGCGCAGCGACCTGCCGGACACCCTCGCCGAGGGAACCACCCTGCAGTCGGTGGTATCCGTCAAGGGCATGCGCAACCGCGTCACGTGGACCATCGTCGAGCTGGACGCGCCGCACCACGTGGTGTTGAAGGGGACCGGCAAGGGAGGTACGAAGTTCTCCATGCGACTCGCCGTTGCAGCTCGCGGGGACGGTTCGACGCTGTCGATGAAGATCGACCTCGGCGGTGCGCCCCTGTTCGGTCCGATCGGATCGGGGGTTGCGCGCGCCCTGCACGGCGACCTGCAGTCGTCGCTCGACACCTTCGCACGCCGCTACGGCGGGAACTGA